One Nonomuraea angiospora DNA segment encodes these proteins:
- a CDS encoding FHA domain-containing protein gives MPSVYCTQCGHANPEDARFCSRCGSPLARPEVSGDTTSTISIAGIEAYEAEAGDMLLAERALVEQLPPGTALLTVTRGPNQGSRFRLDKNLTTTGRHPESDIFLDDITVSRRHVEFYRHPGGQFSVRDVGSLNGTYVNRERIEEVPLHSGDEVQIGKFRLVFLMRTHAGA, from the coding sequence ATGCCGAGCGTCTACTGCACGCAGTGCGGGCACGCCAACCCCGAGGATGCCCGTTTCTGTTCCCGCTGTGGGTCACCGCTGGCCAGACCCGAGGTCTCCGGGGACACCACGTCGACGATCTCCATCGCGGGAATCGAGGCATACGAGGCTGAGGCAGGCGACATGCTCCTGGCGGAGCGGGCTCTGGTCGAGCAGTTGCCGCCCGGCACGGCGCTGCTCACGGTGACCAGGGGCCCCAACCAGGGCAGCCGTTTCCGGCTGGACAAAAACCTCACCACGACCGGCCGCCATCCGGAGAGTGACATCTTCCTCGACGACATCACGGTCTCCCGCCGCCACGTCGAGTTCTACCGCCACCCCGGCGGTCAGTTCTCCGTGCGCGACGTGGGCAGCCTCAACGGCACCTACGTCAACAGGGAACGCATCGAGGAGGTTCCCCTGCACTCCGGAGACGAGGTGCAGATCGGCAAGTTCCGCCTCGTCTTCCTGATGCGGACCCACGCCGGCGCATGA
- a CDS encoding bifunctional nuclease family protein, translating to MLQMEVVGVRVEMPTNQPIVLLKEAHGERFLPIWIGMTEATAIALAQAEEPPPRPLTHDLFRDVLSALGVGLRAVNIVALRDGIFFADLVFSNGVEVSARPSDSIALALRTGARIFASEEVVQEAGVIIPDDQEDEVEKFREFLDTITPEDFGRAG from the coding sequence GTGTTGCAGATGGAGGTCGTGGGCGTTCGAGTTGAAATGCCCACAAATCAGCCGATCGTCTTGCTCAAGGAGGCACACGGGGAGCGGTTCCTTCCTATATGGATTGGCATGACCGAGGCGACGGCCATCGCCCTGGCCCAGGCGGAGGAGCCACCGCCGCGGCCGCTCACCCACGACCTCTTCCGAGACGTGCTGAGCGCTCTGGGCGTCGGCCTGCGAGCGGTCAACATCGTCGCCCTGCGCGACGGCATCTTCTTCGCCGACCTGGTGTTCTCCAACGGCGTGGAGGTGAGCGCGCGGCCGTCCGACTCGATCGCGCTCGCCCTGCGCACCGGAGCGCGCATCTTCGCCAGCGAGGAGGTCGTCCAGGAGGCCGGGGTGATCATCCCGGACGACCAGGAAGACGAGGTGGAGAAGTTCAGGGAGTTCCTTGACACGATCACTCCCGAAGACTTCGGCAGGGCGGGGTAG
- a CDS encoding GNAT family N-acetyltransferase, producing the protein MPAELALDLARAVGFQHAFARRRAPREVTVPGGFAVLDDRYPGSHDDNKLIAGHGPVPATRQEAREAAERLLRAADEVLAQREHRLVCVDDDRLGTALAPAFLAAGYEHETNLIMAFRGPTPPGSVAAEKLSVTELLPVLRRDWRHTLPQAPDEVIDGLARRVEGRLRGADAVSFWGVRAPGGEIAARADLYEHEGVAQIESVFTGADHRGEGHARALMTALLAQAAQAELIFLVADAADWPKDFYARLGFEELGRTHAFLRT; encoded by the coding sequence GTGCCGGCTGAGCTCGCTCTGGACCTGGCGCGCGCGGTGGGCTTCCAGCACGCCTTCGCGCGCCGCAGGGCGCCGCGCGAGGTGACCGTGCCGGGCGGGTTCGCGGTGCTCGACGACCGCTATCCCGGCTCCCACGACGACAACAAGCTCATCGCCGGCCACGGGCCGGTCCCGGCGACGCGGCAGGAGGCCCGGGAGGCGGCCGAGCGGCTGCTGCGGGCCGCCGACGAGGTGCTCGCGCAGCGGGAGCACCGGCTGGTGTGCGTGGACGACGACCGGCTCGGCACGGCGCTCGCGCCCGCCTTCCTCGCCGCCGGCTATGAGCACGAGACAAACCTGATCATGGCCTTCCGCGGCCCCACCCCGCCCGGCTCCGTGGCCGCCGAGAAGCTCTCCGTGACCGAGCTGCTGCCGGTGCTGCGGCGCGACTGGCGCCACACGCTGCCGCAGGCGCCGGACGAGGTGATCGACGGGCTCGCCCGGCGCGTGGAGGGCCGGCTGCGCGGCGCCGACGCGGTGAGCTTCTGGGGGGTACGCGCCCCCGGCGGGGAGATCGCCGCCAGGGCCGACCTGTACGAGCACGAGGGCGTCGCCCAGATAGAGAGCGTCTTCACCGGTGCGGACCATCGGGGCGAGGGGCACGCGCGCGCCCTCATGACCGCGCTGCTCGCGCAGGCGGCGCAGGCCGAGCTGATCTTCCTGGTGGCCGACGCGGCAGACTGGCCGAAGGACTTCTACGCCAGGCTCGGCTTCGAGGAGCTGGGCCGCACCCACGCCTTCCTCCGCACCTGA
- a CDS encoding MerR family transcriptional regulator, with product MAVSSGEGKTAGQEDPVRRESARQRAGEQGLLFDEQPASLPADIGYRGPTACAAAGITYRQLDYWARTGLVEPTIRAAQGSGSQRLYSFRDILVLKVVKRLLDTGVSLQQIRTAVQHLRDRGVADLAQITLMSDGVSVYECTSADEVIDLLQGGQGVFGIALGRVWREVEGSLAELPGERAAVEDTVPADHPADELARRRRARRLG from the coding sequence GTGGCGGTCAGCAGCGGCGAGGGAAAGACGGCCGGCCAGGAAGATCCGGTTCGGCGCGAGAGCGCGCGGCAGCGTGCCGGAGAGCAGGGCCTGCTCTTCGACGAACAGCCGGCGTCGCTGCCGGCGGACATCGGATACCGCGGGCCCACGGCCTGCGCGGCGGCCGGCATCACCTACCGGCAGCTCGACTACTGGGCGCGCACGGGCCTGGTGGAGCCCACGATAAGAGCCGCGCAGGGCTCGGGCTCCCAGCGGCTCTACAGCTTCCGCGACATCCTGGTGCTCAAGGTCGTCAAGCGGCTCCTCGACACCGGGGTGTCGCTGCAGCAGATCCGTACGGCCGTGCAGCACCTGCGTGACCGCGGGGTCGCCGACCTCGCGCAGATCACGCTCATGAGCGACGGCGTCAGTGTCTACGAGTGCACCTCGGCCGACGAGGTGATAGACCTGCTCCAGGGCGGTCAGGGCGTGTTCGGCATCGCGCTCGGCCGGGTCTGGCGAGAGGTCGAGGGCTCCCTCGCGGAGCTGCCGGGGGAACGGGCGGCGGTCGAGGACACCGTCCCGGCCGATCACCCCGCTGACGAGCTCGCCCGCCGTCGCCGCGCGCGACGCCTCGGCTAG
- a CDS encoding sugar phosphate nucleotidyltransferase, with the protein MKAVVMAGGEGTRLRPMTANQPKPLLPVVNRPIMEHVLRLLKRHGITETVVTLQFLAALVRNYFGDGDELGMSLQYATEDVPLGTAGSVKNAEDRLRDDRFLVISGDALTDIDLTDMIRFHRENSALVTIGLKRVPNPLEFGIIIVDDGGRVQRFLEKPTWGQVFSDTVNTGIYIMEPEVLDAVAAGEPVDWSSDVFPALLDRGAAIYGYVADGYWEDVGTHDSYLKAQADALSGRVNLEIGGFELSPGVWVADSASVDPDAVLKGPLLIGDYAKVEAGAELREYTVLGNNAVVREGAFLHRAVVHDNVYLGPGAHLRGCVVGKSTDIMAGARIEENAVIGDECVIEPEAYVTSGVKVYPFKTIEAGAVVNTSVIWESRGQRNLFGPRGVSGLVNVEITAELCVRLASAYATTLKKGEYVVTSRDCSLAARALKRAVIGALTAGAINVLDLEAAPLPVTRFHTARESAAGGITLRTTPGDPQSVDIVIMDGRGADLPPAAQRKLERVFSRQEFRRAFPGEIAELTYPARAVEDYTHELLRHVDVGDVRDMKVVVDCAGGTSSLVLPTLLGRVGVEVLTVNARLDDVSPTETLAERRRDLQRLSELVSSSRAAFGVRFDPVGERIALVDEMGQLINDERSLLVVLDLVAAERRGGQVALPVTTTRVAEQVCRFHGVQVQWTSTALDALTSAAAGPDMIFAADGRGGFVVPEFSPAIDGLASFMRLLGLVARTRLSLSQIDARIPEVKMLKRAIPTPWAAKGAVMRSVIEAAEAEHEGRRIDTTDGVRVAHDDGSWVLVLPAASEPVTDLWAEAGDMDGAQALLERWARIVEQAAM; encoded by the coding sequence GTGAAGGCGGTCGTCATGGCAGGCGGAGAGGGAACTCGGCTGCGTCCCATGACCGCCAACCAGCCCAAACCCCTGCTACCGGTGGTCAACCGCCCGATCATGGAGCACGTGCTGCGCCTGCTGAAGCGCCACGGCATCACCGAGACGGTGGTCACGCTCCAGTTCCTGGCGGCGCTCGTGCGCAACTACTTCGGCGACGGCGACGAGCTGGGCATGAGCCTCCAGTACGCCACCGAGGACGTGCCCCTCGGCACGGCGGGCAGCGTCAAGAACGCCGAGGACCGGCTCCGCGACGACCGTTTTCTGGTGATCTCCGGCGACGCCCTGACAGATATCGATTTAACCGACATGATCCGGTTTCATCGTGAAAATTCGGCACTTGTGACAATCGGTCTCAAGCGCGTGCCGAACCCCCTCGAATTCGGGATCATCATCGTGGACGACGGGGGGCGCGTTCAGCGCTTTCTCGAGAAGCCCACCTGGGGCCAGGTCTTCTCCGACACCGTCAACACCGGCATCTACATCATGGAGCCCGAGGTCCTCGACGCCGTCGCCGCGGGCGAGCCCGTCGACTGGTCCTCCGACGTCTTCCCCGCCCTCCTCGACCGCGGCGCCGCCATCTACGGCTACGTGGCCGACGGCTACTGGGAGGACGTCGGCACCCACGACAGCTATCTCAAGGCCCAGGCCGACGCCCTGTCCGGCCGGGTCAACCTGGAGATCGGGGGTTTCGAGCTCTCGCCGGGCGTCTGGGTCGCCGACTCGGCCTCGGTCGACCCCGACGCCGTGCTCAAGGGCCCGCTGCTCATCGGCGACTACGCCAAGGTCGAGGCGGGCGCGGAGCTGCGCGAGTACACCGTGCTCGGCAACAACGCCGTCGTCCGCGAGGGCGCCTTCCTGCACCGCGCGGTCGTCCACGACAACGTCTACCTCGGCCCCGGCGCCCACCTGCGCGGCTGCGTGGTCGGCAAGAGCACCGACATCATGGCCGGCGCCCGCATCGAGGAGAACGCCGTCATCGGCGACGAGTGCGTCATCGAGCCCGAGGCGTACGTCACCAGCGGCGTCAAGGTCTACCCGTTCAAGACCATCGAGGCCGGCGCGGTCGTCAACACCAGCGTCATCTGGGAGTCGCGCGGCCAGCGCAACCTGTTCGGCCCCAGGGGCGTCAGCGGCCTGGTCAACGTCGAGATCACCGCCGAGCTGTGCGTCCGGCTGGCCAGCGCGTACGCCACCACCCTCAAGAAGGGCGAGTACGTCGTCACCTCCCGCGACTGCTCCCTGGCCGCCAGGGCGCTCAAGCGGGCCGTCATCGGCGCGCTCACCGCGGGCGCGATCAACGTCCTGGACCTGGAGGCGGCCCCGCTGCCGGTCACGCGCTTCCACACGGCCCGCGAGTCGGCCGCGGGCGGCATCACCCTGCGCACCACCCCGGGCGACCCGCAGAGCGTGGACATCGTGATCATGGACGGCCGCGGCGCCGACCTGCCGCCGGCCGCCCAGCGCAAGCTGGAGCGGGTCTTCTCCCGGCAGGAGTTCCGGCGCGCGTTCCCGGGGGAGATCGCCGAGCTGACGTATCCGGCCAGGGCCGTCGAGGACTACACCCACGAGCTGCTGCGCCACGTGGACGTGGGCGACGTCAGGGACATGAAGGTCGTCGTGGACTGCGCGGGGGGCACCTCCTCGCTGGTGCTGCCCACGCTGCTCGGCCGGGTCGGGGTCGAGGTGCTCACCGTCAACGCCCGCCTCGACGACGTCTCGCCCACCGAGACGCTCGCCGAGCGCCGCCGCGACCTGCAGCGCCTGTCGGAGCTGGTCAGCTCGTCGCGGGCGGCGTTCGGGGTCCGGTTCGACCCGGTCGGCGAGCGCATCGCCCTGGTGGACGAGATGGGCCAGCTCATCAACGACGAACGCTCCCTGCTCGTCGTGCTCGACCTCGTCGCCGCCGAGCGCAGGGGCGGCCAGGTGGCCCTGCCGGTCACCACGACCAGGGTCGCCGAGCAGGTCTGCCGCTTCCACGGCGTACAGGTGCAGTGGACCTCCACCGCGCTCGACGCCCTCACCTCGGCCGCCGCCGGCCCCGACATGATCTTCGCGGCGGACGGGCGCGGCGGCTTCGTGGTGCCGGAGTTCAGCCCGGCCATCGACGGGCTGGCCTCGTTCATGCGCCTGCTCGGGCTGGTGGCCCGCACCCGCCTGTCGCTCAGCCAGATCGACGCCAGGATTCCCGAGGTCAAGATGCTCAAGCGCGCGATCCCCACGCCGTGGGCGGCCAAGGGGGCCGTCATGCGCTCGGTCATCGAGGCGGCGGAGGCCGAGCACGAGGGCCGGCGCATCGACACCACCGACGGCGTGCGGGTGGCCCACGACGACGGGAGCTGGGTGCTCGTGCTGCCCGCCGCCAGCGAGCCCGTGACCGACCTGTGGGCCGAGGCGGGCGACATGGACGGCGCCCAGGCCCTGCTCGAACGGTGGGCCCGCATCGTGGAGCAGGCCGCCATGTGA
- a CDS encoding CDP-alcohol phosphatidyltransferase family protein — protein MSETSAEDRIWTVPNLLSFLRLLGVPVFLWLVLGPKADGWAIAILAVAGFTDWLDGKIARAFNQTSRLGRIIDPAADKLYVFATIIGLLLRDVIPWWLVVVILGRELFVACFIPVLRKHGYKALQVHYLGKAAMFNLMYAFPLLFLASHAGWYADIARIVGWAFALWGTGLYWWAGVLYGVQVLQLATSAKKE, from the coding sequence GTGAGCGAAACTTCCGCCGAGGACCGGATCTGGACGGTTCCCAACCTGCTGAGCTTCCTGCGACTCCTCGGCGTCCCCGTCTTCCTCTGGCTGGTTCTCGGGCCCAAGGCGGACGGATGGGCCATCGCGATCCTCGCGGTGGCCGGTTTCACGGACTGGCTCGACGGGAAGATCGCTCGCGCCTTCAACCAGACCAGCAGGCTCGGCCGGATCATCGACCCCGCGGCCGACAAGCTCTACGTCTTCGCCACCATCATCGGCCTGCTGCTACGCGACGTCATCCCGTGGTGGCTGGTCGTGGTCATCCTGGGGCGTGAACTCTTCGTCGCCTGTTTCATCCCCGTACTTCGCAAACATGGCTACAAGGCACTTCAGGTGCATTACCTGGGCAAGGCTGCCATGTTCAACCTCATGTACGCCTTCCCTCTCCTCTTCCTTGCCTCCCACGCGGGGTGGTATGCCGATATAGCACGAATTGTCGGGTGGGCATTCGCGCTTTGGGGAACAGGCCTGTACTGGTGGGCAGGCGTGCTGTATGGGGTGCAGGTGCTCCAACTCGCAACCTCGGCCAAAAAGGAGTGA
- a CDS encoding alpha/beta hydrolase family protein, translating to MEVMTPRGSALVQVDEVADPRLLLVLTHGSAGGVDAPDLLAVRDAALKAGAVVARVTQAFRVAGARAPGSAVKQDEAWEIVLKEVRTLWPGLPLVQGGRSNGARVACRTAGAVGAAAVVALAFPLHPPGKPERSRADELRGAGVDVLVVNGDRDPFGVPDAADAARLVVLPGEGHDLKKDPARVGEVVAEWIVHYA from the coding sequence ATGGAGGTCATGACCCCGCGAGGGAGCGCGCTCGTCCAGGTGGACGAGGTGGCGGACCCGCGGCTGCTGCTGGTGCTCACCCACGGTTCGGCCGGGGGAGTGGACGCTCCCGACCTGCTCGCCGTACGGGACGCCGCGCTCAAGGCCGGGGCCGTCGTGGCCAGGGTGACGCAGGCGTTCAGGGTGGCGGGGGCGCGGGCGCCGGGGTCGGCGGTCAAACAGGACGAGGCGTGGGAGATCGTCCTGAAGGAGGTGCGCACGCTCTGGCCGGGGCTGCCGCTGGTGCAGGGAGGGCGGAGCAACGGGGCGCGGGTCGCCTGCCGTACGGCCGGGGCGGTCGGCGCGGCGGCCGTGGTGGCGCTGGCCTTTCCGCTGCACCCGCCGGGGAAGCCGGAACGCTCCAGGGCCGACGAGCTACGCGGCGCCGGAGTGGACGTGCTGGTGGTCAACGGGGACCGGGATCCGTTCGGCGTGCCGGACGCCGCTGACGCGGCACGCCTGGTGGTGCTGCCGGGGGAGGGACACGACCTCAAGAAGGACCCCGCCCGAGTGGGCGAGGTCGTGGCGGAGTGGATAGTCCACTACGCCTAG
- a CDS encoding transcriptional regulator FtsR, with protein MSIGEVLALLQGEFPDVTISKIRFLEGEGLIEPERSPSGYRKFTHLHVEQLRFILREQRDHYLPLRVIKDRMAESFGRPRAVQEKTEVRLSRAELLEAAEIDEETLTELEDYGLLAPVARRYDEEALNVARSVGALARFGLHARHLRAVKAAAERECGLVEQAVAPILKRRAPGAIGEADEVARELSTLLLDLHASLVRSGIRSVLGR; from the coding sequence ATGAGCATCGGGGAGGTGCTCGCGCTCCTGCAGGGCGAGTTCCCCGATGTGACGATCTCCAAGATCCGCTTCCTGGAGGGTGAGGGGCTGATCGAGCCCGAGCGCAGCCCGTCCGGCTACCGCAAGTTCACTCACCTGCACGTGGAGCAGCTGCGCTTCATCCTGCGCGAGCAGCGCGACCATTACCTGCCGCTGCGGGTGATCAAGGACAGGATGGCCGAGAGCTTCGGCCGCCCGCGCGCCGTACAGGAGAAGACGGAGGTCCGGCTCAGCCGGGCCGAGCTGCTCGAGGCGGCGGAGATCGACGAGGAGACGCTCACCGAGCTGGAGGACTACGGCCTGCTCGCCCCCGTGGCCAGGCGCTACGACGAGGAGGCCCTCAACGTGGCCCGCAGCGTCGGCGCGCTGGCCCGCTTCGGCCTGCACGCCCGCCACCTGCGGGCGGTCAAGGCCGCGGCCGAGCGCGAGTGCGGGCTCGTCGAGCAGGCCGTGGCCCCCATACTCAAACGGCGGGCCCCCGGCGCCATCGGGGAGGCCGACGAGGTCGCCAGGGAGCTTTCCACTCTCCTGCTCGACCTGCACGCATCCCTTGTGCGGTCGGGGATCCGGTCCGTGCTCGGGCGTTGA
- a CDS encoding DUF5999 family protein: MCPHDPACPDAEAPDREKARTLACHPEQGWSLLCNGVVLFEDTGELLPSGAAIAPHRPVVGAA, encoded by the coding sequence ATGTGCCCGCACGACCCGGCCTGTCCGGATGCCGAGGCGCCCGACCGCGAGAAGGCACGCACTCTCGCCTGCCACCCCGAACAGGGGTGGAGCCTGCTCTGCAACGGTGTCGTCCTGTTCGAGGACACCGGGGAGCTGCTGCCCAGCGGCGCCGCCATCGCACCACACCGACCCGTGGTCGGCGCGGCGTGA
- the gcvP gene encoding aminomethyl-transferring glycine dehydrogenase — MTDLSAPPFSSRHIGPSAAEQQRMLEAVGFESVADLVAVAVPEAIRAKDRLQLPAAVGEAEAIAELRALAGRNRVLTSMIGLGYHDTITPAVIRRNLLENPGWYTAYTPYQPEISQGRLEALLNFQTVVSDLTGLPVAGASLLDEATAAAEAMTLARRSGKSKSNVFVVDADALPQTKAVLATRAEPLGITLVEHSLEGELPECFGVLVQYPGASGRLRDFRAVAAAAHEAGALVVAAADLLALTLVAAPGELGADIAIGSSQRFGVPFGFGGPHAAYMSVREGLQRQLPGRLVGVSVDADGDPAYRLALQTREQHIRREKATSNICTAQVLLAVIASMYAVYHGPEGLRRIAHRVHRHAVALAGGLRQAGLEVVHREFFDTVLVRVPGRAAEVVAAAVEHGVNLWRVDDDHVSISCDEKTGAAEVAKVWAAFGVEGGVEGGDVALDEDALPAALVRESGYLAHPVFHSHRSETAMLRYLRKLQDKDIALDRSMIPLGSCTMKLNATTEMEPITWPEFAAIHPYAPDDQAEGYRELIGTLEGWLAEVTGYDRVSIQPNAGSQGEFAGLLAIRAYHRANGHGERDVCLIPSSAHGTNAASAVMAGMRVVVVACDADGNVDLADLDAKIAKHRDALAAIMVTYPSTHGVYEETITEVCAKVHEAGGQVYVDGANLNALVGLAKPGEFGADVSHLNLHKTFCIPHGGGGPGVGPVAVRGHLAAFLPGHPLHNGTPVGPVSAAPYGSAGILPISWAYIRMMGSEGLTAATEQAILSANYLARRLAPHYPVLYTGRGGLVAHECIVDLRQITKETGVTVDDVAKRLIDYGFHAPTMSFPVAGTLMIEPTESEDLGELDRFVEALVAIRGEIDKVASGAYDAADNPLRNAPHTAESVSADEWTHPYPRSEAAYPLPSLRDGKYWVPVRRIDQAYGDRNLVCSCPPLEAYED; from the coding sequence ATGACCGACCTATCAGCTCCGCCGTTCTCGTCCAGGCACATCGGCCCGTCCGCGGCCGAGCAGCAGCGCATGCTCGAGGCCGTGGGCTTCGAATCCGTGGCGGATCTGGTGGCCGTGGCCGTCCCCGAGGCCATCAGGGCCAAGGACCGGCTGCAACTGCCCGCCGCGGTCGGTGAGGCCGAGGCCATCGCCGAGCTGCGCGCCCTGGCCGGGCGCAACCGCGTGCTCACCTCCATGATCGGCCTGGGCTACCACGACACGATCACGCCCGCCGTCATCCGGCGCAACCTGCTGGAGAACCCGGGCTGGTACACGGCCTACACCCCGTACCAGCCGGAGATCTCACAGGGCCGCCTCGAGGCGCTGCTGAACTTCCAGACCGTCGTCTCCGACCTGACGGGCCTGCCCGTCGCGGGCGCCTCCCTCCTCGACGAGGCCACGGCCGCCGCCGAGGCGATGACCCTGGCCCGCCGCTCGGGCAAGTCCAAGAGCAACGTGTTCGTGGTGGACGCCGACGCGCTGCCGCAGACCAAGGCCGTGCTCGCCACCAGGGCCGAGCCCCTGGGCATCACGCTGGTGGAGCACTCCCTCGAGGGCGAGCTGCCCGAGTGCTTCGGCGTGCTCGTCCAGTACCCGGGCGCTTCCGGGCGGCTGCGCGACTTCCGCGCCGTGGCCGCCGCCGCGCACGAGGCGGGCGCGCTCGTCGTGGCCGCCGCCGACCTGCTGGCCCTCACCCTGGTCGCCGCGCCCGGCGAGCTGGGCGCCGACATCGCGATCGGGTCCTCGCAGCGCTTCGGGGTGCCGTTCGGGTTCGGCGGGCCGCACGCGGCCTACATGTCCGTACGCGAGGGCCTGCAGCGCCAGCTCCCCGGCCGCCTGGTGGGCGTGTCGGTGGACGCCGACGGCGACCCCGCCTACCGGCTGGCCCTGCAGACCCGCGAGCAGCACATCCGCCGCGAGAAGGCCACCAGCAACATCTGCACCGCGCAGGTGCTGCTCGCCGTCATCGCGAGCATGTACGCCGTCTACCACGGCCCCGAGGGGCTGCGCCGGATCGCCCACCGGGTCCACCGGCACGCCGTGGCCCTGGCCGGCGGGCTGCGCCAGGCGGGCCTGGAGGTCGTGCACCGCGAGTTCTTCGACACCGTGCTCGTCCGCGTGCCCGGCCGGGCCGCCGAGGTGGTCGCCGCCGCCGTCGAGCACGGCGTGAACCTCTGGCGGGTGGACGACGACCACGTGTCGATCTCCTGCGACGAGAAGACCGGCGCCGCCGAGGTCGCCAAGGTGTGGGCCGCCTTTGGCGTCGAGGGCGGCGTCGAGGGCGGCGACGTGGCTCTCGACGAGGACGCGCTGCCCGCCGCGCTGGTGCGCGAGTCCGGCTACCTCGCCCACCCGGTCTTCCACAGCCACCGCTCCGAGACCGCCATGCTGCGCTACCTGCGCAAGCTGCAGGACAAGGACATCGCGCTCGACCGCTCCATGATCCCGCTCGGCTCCTGCACCATGAAGCTGAACGCGACCACCGAGATGGAGCCGATCACCTGGCCCGAGTTCGCCGCGATCCACCCGTACGCGCCGGACGACCAGGCCGAGGGCTACCGCGAGCTGATCGGCACGCTGGAGGGCTGGCTGGCCGAGGTGACCGGCTACGACCGCGTCTCCATCCAGCCGAACGCCGGCTCCCAGGGCGAGTTCGCCGGGCTGCTGGCCATCCGCGCCTACCACCGTGCCAACGGCCACGGCGAGCGCGACGTCTGCCTCATCCCGTCCTCCGCCCACGGCACCAACGCCGCCAGCGCGGTCATGGCCGGCATGCGGGTCGTGGTCGTGGCCTGCGACGCCGACGGCAACGTGGACCTGGCCGACCTCGACGCCAAGATCGCCAAGCACCGTGACGCGCTGGCCGCGATCATGGTGACGTACCCCTCGACGCACGGTGTGTACGAGGAGACGATCACCGAGGTGTGCGCCAAGGTGCACGAGGCCGGCGGCCAGGTCTACGTGGACGGGGCCAACCTCAACGCGCTGGTCGGGCTGGCCAAGCCCGGCGAGTTCGGGGCCGACGTGTCCCACCTCAACCTGCACAAGACGTTCTGCATCCCGCACGGCGGCGGCGGTCCGGGCGTCGGCCCCGTCGCGGTCCGCGGCCACCTGGCGGCCTTCCTGCCCGGGCACCCGCTGCACAACGGCACGCCGGTGGGCCCCGTCTCGGCGGCCCCGTACGGCTCGGCCGGCATCCTGCCGATCTCCTGGGCGTATATCAGGATGATGGGCTCCGAGGGGCTCACGGCGGCCACCGAGCAGGCCATCCTGTCGGCCAACTACCTGGCCAGGCGCCTCGCCCCGCACTACCCCGTGCTCTACACGGGGCGCGGCGGGCTGGTGGCCCACGAGTGCATCGTCGACCTGCGGCAGATCACCAAGGAGACCGGGGTCACCGTGGACGACGTGGCCAAGCGGCTGATCGACTACGGCTTCCACGCGCCGACCATGTCCTTCCCCGTGGCGGGGACGCTGATGATCGAGCCGACCGAGAGCGAGGACCTCGGGGAGCTCGACCGGTTCGTGGAGGCGCTGGTCGCCATCCGCGGCGAGATCGACAAGGTGGCGTCGGGGGCCTACGACGCGGCGGACAACCCGCTGCGCAACGCGCCCCACACGGCCGAGTCGGTCAGCGCCGACGAGTGGACCCACCCGTACCCGCGCAGCGAGGCCGCCTATCCGCTGCCGTCGTTGCGGGACGGGAAGTACTGGGTGCCGGTGCGCCGGATCGACCAGGCCTACGGCGACCGGAACCTGGTGTGCTCCTGCCCGCCGCTGGAGGCGTACGAGGACTAG
- a CDS encoding tetratricopeptide repeat protein, whose translation MTSSELETPPLDAARRLAERGDLDGAAAILAELVADPHGPDRAQAAVGLAVVLEERGDVEAARAAARTALATGHPEYAAQAACHLAQGFEREGRAEQARAAWQAVLGVGTAAYVPLAHLALARLATAAGDLDEAEKELRAAMESGDPGVGARAAQELAGLLLEHGEPGAAADVLLDALEEAPAEEVPGLRVQLGIAHLELACAEFAESVEYGADPQTSALAIELLARTLPLRGRAEDAGRVWSYGLEHEDETLAAEVRLRYHRDA comes from the coding sequence TTGACGTCCTCAGAGCTGGAGACCCCGCCCCTCGACGCCGCCCGCCGCCTGGCCGAACGCGGTGATCTCGACGGCGCCGCCGCCATACTCGCCGAGCTGGTCGCCGACCCCCACGGCCCGGACCGGGCCCAGGCCGCGGTGGGGCTCGCCGTGGTGCTGGAGGAGCGCGGCGACGTCGAGGCCGCCAGGGCCGCCGCCCGGACCGCGCTGGCCACCGGGCACCCCGAGTACGCCGCCCAGGCCGCCTGCCACCTGGCCCAGGGGTTCGAGCGGGAGGGCCGCGCCGAGCAGGCCAGGGCCGCCTGGCAGGCCGTCCTGGGGGTCGGCACGGCCGCGTACGTGCCGCTGGCCCACCTCGCGCTGGCCCGCCTGGCGACGGCGGCCGGCGACCTGGACGAGGCCGAGAAGGAGCTGCGGGCCGCCATGGAGAGCGGCGACCCGGGCGTCGGCGCGCGGGCGGCCCAGGAGCTGGCCGGCCTGCTGCTGGAGCACGGGGAGCCGGGGGCGGCGGCCGACGTGCTCCTGGACGCGCTGGAGGAGGCTCCGGCCGAGGAGGTGCCGGGGCTGCGGGTCCAGCTCGGGATCGCGCACCTGGAGCTGGCCTGCGCGGAGTTCGCGGAGAGCGTCGAGTACGGGGCTGATCCGCAGACCAGCGCCCTGGCCATCGAGCTCCTGGCCCGGACCCTGCCGCTGCGGGGGCGCGCCGAGGACGCGGGGCGGGTGTGGTCGTACGGGCTGGAGCACGAGGACGAGACCCTCGCCGCCGAGGTCCGCCTCCGCTACCACCGCGACGCCTGA